The DNA region GTTCGCCTTCCTGCCCAAGCCCTTCACGCTGAAGCAGCTGGTCGAGGCGGTGAAGGAGACGATGGCGGCGTGAGGGCGGCCGGTTCGGGTCCAGGAGTGGGGCCCATGAGGCGGGCCCATGCGCCGAACGGGTCAGGCGAGGCCCATGAGCCGCGGTTCACATGAGCCGTGCCTGCGGCGGCCGGCACGCGACCAAAGACGCAGATGCCTTCCCGATAGTTTCGTTTAGGATCGGTTCGCCCCCGCAGGCGAAGAACTGCGATCAAAAACGAACCAATAGGGAGTCACGCGATGAAATCAGGACGTCTCGCTCTGGCCGCCGCCTTTGCGCTCGCGCTTTCCGTGCCGGCCTATGCGGCCGACTTCGGCACCGCTGCCGAGGCCAAGGCCATGCTGGAGAAGGCGGTCACCGCGCTGAAGGCCGACAAGGCCAAGGCGCTCGCCGAGTTCGCCAAGGGCGAGGGCGGGTTCAAGGACCGCGACCTCTATCCGTTCTGTGGCGGTCCGGACGGCAACTTCACCGCGCATCCGACGCTCACCGGCAAGAGCCTGAAGGACCTCAAGGACAAGACCGGCAAGGCGCTGGGCGAGCAGATCTACGCCGTCGCGGCCGAGGGCAAGATCAGCGAAGTCGACTATATGTGGCCGCGGCCGGGCACCACCGATCCGGTGCAGAAGGTGTCGTTCGTCACCAAGGTCGGCGACCAGACCTGCGCCGTCGGCTACTACAAGTGATGAAAACGGCCCCAGCCGCCAGCGCGTGGGGCCTTTGAGCCTCGCGGATTTTCTCGGAATCAGGGATTTCGAGAAAATCCGCGATCGGCGTTAAGGCCGGCCTTCTGGCCGGTCTCCTCCTCCCTCGCCATGGCGGCGGAGCCCTGCGCCCCGGCCAGACGCCCTCCTGGCGTGCCGTTTCGCGCGTGGGCCTGCGGCGCCGACGCCGGCTTCCCAAGACTCTCAGCGGCCGTCGTCGTGGCCGGGACGTTGCCTGGGCGTTGGCGTGTGTTGCCGGCGCCGGGACGGCAATCCGACGGCAACCGCCGCACGTGGGGGCCGGGATTCCGAGTCGTCCAGGGCAAATCCAGTTCATGGGTTAGCGGAAAACGCTCCGGAGAGTCCATTGATGGAACGTCTGTGCAACAGACCGGACTTTTGTTCCGTTCCCCTCTTGTTCGCGCGAACAAATCATGTACAGTTGGGTTATTGCCCTGTCGGAATGGCGGGGTGGCTCACGGATTGATCTGGCGGTTTGGACGGCGCGCGGGCGCATGCCATAAGGGGACGCACGGTGACTCAGGTCTCTCTCAAACTGGTCGAAGGCTCGTCGATGGACAAAACCAAGGCGCTGGACGCCGCGCTCACCCAGATCGAGCGGGCCTTCGGCAAGGGCTCGATCATGCGCCTCGGCAAGGGCACCGCCGCGCTGGAGGTCGAGACCGTCTCCACCGGTTCGCTCGGGCTCGACATTGCGCTCGGCATCGGCGGCCTGCCGCGCGGCCGCGTCGTTGAGATTTTCGGCCCCGAATCGTCGGGCAAGACCACGCTGGCGCTGCACACCATCGCCGAAGCCCAGAAGAAGGGCGGGGTGTGCGCCTTCATCGATGCCGAGCACGCGCTCGATCCGATCTATGCCCGGAAGCTCGGGGTCAATCTCGACGATCTGCTGATCTCCCAGCCCGATGCCGGCGAGCAGGCGCTGGAGATCGCCGACACGCTGGTGCGCTCGGGCGCCATCGACGTGCTGGTGGTCGATTCGGTGGCCGCCCTGGTGCCGCGCGCGGAGCTGGAAGGCGAGATGGGCGACAGCCAGCCGGGCATGCAGGCGCGGCTGATGAGCCAGGCGCTGCGCAAGCTCACCGCCTCGATCTCGCGGTCGAACTGCATGGTGATCTTCATCAACCAGATCCGCATGAAGATCGGCGTGATGTACGGCTCGCCCGAGACCACCACCGGCGGCAACGCGCTGAAGTTCTACGCCTCGATCCGCCTCGACATCCGCCGCATCGGCTCGATCAAGGAGCGCGACGAGGTGGTGGGCAACCAGACGCGGGTCAAGGTGGTCAAGAACAAGCTCGCCCCGCCGTTCAAGCAGGTCGAGTTCGACATCATGTATGGCGAGGGCATCTCCAAGGCCGGCGAGCTGATCGACCTCGGCGTCAAGGCCGGCGTGGTCGAGAAGTCGGGCTCCTGGTTCTCCTATGACAGCCAGCGCATCGGCCAGGGCCGCGAGAACGTCAAGGGCTTCCTCAAGACGCATCCGGACATTGCCGGGCGCATCGAGGCCGCCATCCGCCAGAATGCCGGCTTGATCGCCGAGCAGATCCTCGGTTCGCCCGAAAGCGGCGAGGACGGCGAGGACGCCGCCGAGGGGTGAAGACCGTAGGGCTGGGCAGTGCGCGCGGTCGGCGTTGTCCGGTCCTGCCGTTGTCCAGCGGCTGCAGGGCCTTGCAGATCCTGGTCTTTTTCTTCGGCGCGGCTCCGGGGCCGGCCTGCGGGGCGGTGCTGCGCGGGAGATCGGCGCGGGTCCGCGGTAACGGTCGGGCTTGGCGTTTCTGGACAGGGGCGGGGGGCGCCGCTAGATGTGCAGAGAAGCCAACGGCCGCCTGGGGCGCGCCGCGCCGGAGATGAGTTGCCAGATGAGCGGCGTCAACGAGATCAGGTCCACCTTTCTTGAGTTCTTCGCAAAGAACGGCCACGCCGTGGTGCCGTCCTCGCCGCTGGTGCCGCGCAACGACCCGACCTTGATGTTCACCAATGCCGGGATGGTGCAGTTCAAGAACGTCTTCACCGGCGTCGAGAAGCGGCCCTACCAGCGCGCGGTGACCGCCCAGAAGTGCGTGCGGGCCGGCGGCAAGCACAACGACCTCGACAATGTCGGCTACACCGCGCGGCATCACACCTTCTTCGAGATGCTGGGCAATTTCTCCTTCGGCGACTATTTCAAGGACCGGGCGATCGAGCTGGCGTGGAACCTGATCACCAAGGTCTACGAGGTTCCCGAGAAGCGCCTGCTGGTCACTGTCTATTCCGAGGACGACGAGGCGTTCGGCCTGTGGAAGAAGATCGCCGGCCTGCCCGACAGCCGCATCATCCGCATCCCGACCTCCGACAATTTCTGGGCGATGGGCGACACCGGCCCGTGCGGCCCGTGCTCGGAGATCTTCTACGACCATGGCGACCATATTCCGGGCGGCCCGCCCGGCTCGGCCGATCAGGACGGCGACCGGTTCATCGAGATCTGGAACCTCGTCTTCATGCAGTACGAGCAGCTTCCGGGCGAGCGCATCGCGCTGCCGAAGCCCTCGATCGACACCGGCATGGGGCTGGAGCGGATCTCGGCGGTGCTGCAGGGCACCCACGACAATTACGACATCGACCTGTTCCGCGCCCTGATTCGCGCCAGTGCCGAGGCGACCGGCGTCGAGCCGGACGGCGCCCACAAGGCGAGCCACCGCGTCATCGCCGACCATCTGCGCGCCTCGGCCTTCCTGGTCGCCGACGGCGTGCTGCCCTCCAATGAGGGCCGCGGCTACGTGCTGCGCCGCATCATGCGCCGTGCCATGCGCCACGCCCAGCTTCTCGGCGCCAGGGATCCGCTGATGTGGCGGCTGGTGCCGGTGCTGGTGCGCGAGATGGGGCAGGCCTATCCCGAGCTTCAGCGCGCCGAGGCGCTGATCACCGAGACGCTGAAGCTGGAGGAAACCCGCTTCCGCAAGACGCTGGTGCGCGGCCTCGCCATCCTCGACGAGGAGACTGCGCGCCTCGGACCGGGCGAGACGCTCAAGGGCGATGTCGCCTTCACGCTCTACGACACCTATGGCTTCCCGCTCGATCTGACCCAGGATGCGCTGAAGGCGCGCGGCATCGGCGTCGATACCGAGGGCTTCCAGGCGGCGATGGAGCGCCAGCGCGAGACCGCGCGCGCCGCGTGGGCCGGCTCGGGGGAGGCCGCGACCGAGACGGTGTGGTTCGCGGTGCGCGAAAAGGTGGGCGCCACCGAGTTCCTGGGCTACGAGACCGAGACCGCCGAGGGCGTGGTCAAGGCGCTGGTCAAGGACGGCCAGGAGGTCGCGGCGCTGGAGGCCGGCGAGAGCGGCTTCGTGGTGCTGAACCAGACGCCATTCTATGGCGAGTCGGGCGGGCAGGTCGGCGACACCGGCGTGATGAGCGCCGCCGAGGCGCGCGCCCGCGTCACCGACACCCAGAAGAAGCTCGGCGACCTGTTCGTGCATGCGGTCACCGTCGAGCACGGCCGGCTGAAGGCGGACCTGCCGGTGGAACTCGCGGTCGATCACGACCGCCGCGGCGCCATCCGCGCCAACCATTCGGCCACCCATCTGCTGCATGAGGCGCTACGTCAGGTGCTTGGCGACCATGTCGCCCAGAAGGGCTCGCTGGTGTCGCCCGACCGGCTGCGCTTCGACATCTCCCATCCCAAGCCGATCTCGGCGGAGGAGTTGGAGAAGGTCGAGGACATCGCCAACGACATCATCCTGCAGAACGCGCCGGTGGTGACGCGGCTGATGGCGGTGGACGAAGCCATCGAATCCGGCGCGCGGGCGCTGTTCGGCGAGAAGTACGGCGACGAGGTGCGGGTGGTGTCGATGGGGATCGCGCCGGGCAGCAATGCCGCGCCCTATTCGGTGGAGCTGTGCGGCGGCACCCATGTGGCGCGCACCGGCGACATCGGCCTCGTCACGCTGCTCGGCGACAGTGCGGTGGCGGCCGGGGTGCGGCGCATCGAGGCGATGACCGGGCGGTCGGCGCGCAAGCACACCAATATCCTGGCGGGCACCGCCAAGGCGGCGGCGGCCGAGCTGCGGGCGCCGCTTGACGAGCTGGTGCCGCGCATCTCCGGCCTGATGGACGAGCGCCGCCGGCTTGAGCGCGATCTCGCCGAGGCGAAGAAGCGGCTCGCGATGGGCGGCGGGGGCGGGGGCGCGGACGGCATCCAGACCGTCGGCTCGACCAAGCTGCTGGCGAAGACCGTGCATGGCATCGAGCTGCGCGACCTCAAAAGCCTCGCCGACGAGGGCAAGAAGCAGATCGGCTCGGGCGTCGTGGCGATTGTCGGCGTGGCGGAGGACGGCAAGGCCGGCCTCGTGGTCGGCGTCACGGCCGACCTGACCGGCCAGTTCAACGCCGTCGATCTGGTGAAGAAGGGTGCGGAAGCCTTGGGCGGCAAGGGCGGCGGCGGGCGGCCGGACATGGCCCAGGCCGGCGGTCCCGATGGGGCGAAATCGGACGCCGCGCTGAAGGCGATCGGCGAGGCGCTGGCCGCCGGCTGACGGCGCCGGTGCGGCGTCATACGGTTTCTGGCTGATCAGGTCGGACAACCGCTGGCCGGGAGCCGCGTTCTTTCCCTCTCCCCTTGTGGGAGAGGGTGCCGAGCGATCGAAGATCGCGAGGCGGGTGAGGGGTGAATCTTCCAGCGTTCGCCCGTATGCACCCCTCACCCGGCTCGACCTCGCTTCGCTCGATCTCGCCACCCTCTCCCGCAAGGGGAGAGGGAAGGAAGAAGCCGAACCAATCAACCGGAAACCGCATCACTCCGCCGGGCGGCCGGCGCGCAGCGGCGCCTTGAGCAGTTCGCGCTTGGCGCGGATGGCGGCGTGCACCTCGTCGCGCGAGCCGCCGAGCGTCTGCAGGGCGGCGCTGGCGAGGTCGAGGCTGGCCTCCAGCGCCTCGGGCACCACATCGGTGGCGCCGAGCCGGAACAGCCGCACCGCATGGGCGGCGTCGCGCGCCCGCGCCACCACCGGCACGTCGGCGCGCTCGGCCCTCACCGCGGCGACCACGTGCTCGGCGGCGACCGGATCGTCCATGGTGATCACCACCGCCGGGGCGTCGGTGAGCCCGCATTTGCGCAGGAACTCGCGCCGCGTGGCATCGCCATAGACCACCGGCTGGCCGGCCTTGCGGCCGCTGGCGACGATGTCGGCGTTGCGGTCGGTGGCAATGAAGGCGCGGCCTTCGCCTTCGAGAAGCTCGCTGACCAGCCGGCCGACGCGGCCGTAGCCGACGACGATGGTGCGGCCGACCGCGGCCGGCTCCGGCTCGCCGTGGCCGTCGGCCATGGCGGCGGCGCGGCGGGCCTGCCGGCCGGCCTGCCGGCCGAGCCGGGCGAGGAAGGGCGTCAGCATCATGGTGCCGGAGGCCACCAGCAGCATGAACTGCTCGATATTGGCGGGCAGCAGGCCGCCGCTGCCGGCCATCCCCAGCACCAGGAAGGCGAACTCGCCGCCGCCGGCGAGCAGCAGGCTCGCCTCCACCGCCACCGGCCAGGAGAGCCCGAACAGGCGCGCCAAGGCGGCGATCACCACCACTTTGAGGCTGGCCATGCCGAGCACCGACAGGGCGAGCAGCAATGGGTCATGCGCCACGCCGAGCGGATCGATCCGCATGCCGACCGAGATGAAGAACAGGCCGAGCAGCATGCCCTTGAACGGCTCGATATCGACCTCGACCTCGCGGCGGAACTCGGTCTCCGACAGCAGCAGGCCGGCGAGGAAGGCGCCCAGCGCCATCGACAGGCCGGCGAAATGGGTGATGAGCGAGGTGCCGACCACCACGAACAGAATCGCGGCCATGAACAGCTCGCGATTGTGGGTGCGCGCGACCAGCCGGAAGAACGGCCGCAGGATGGCGCGGCCGAAGCCGATGATGATGGTGACCGCCGCCGCCCCCTGCAGCAGCGCCAGCCCCAGCCCCAGCAGCACCGACTGGCCGGCGATGGCGGTCACCGCGCCGTCCGGCGCCGTCTTGCTGAACACCACGACCAGGAACAGGATCGGCACCACCGCCAGATCCTGGGCCAGCAGCACCGCGAAGATGACGCGGCCGGCGACCGAGGCCAGCCTGCGCTGCTCGGCCAGGAGTTGCAGCACGATGGCGGTGGACGAAAGGGCGAGGCAGGCGCCGATCACCAGCGAGGCATCGAACGGGTTGCCGAACGCCCAGGCGGTGACGCCGATCGCCGCCGTGGTCAGCGCCACCTGCAGCATGCCGAAGCCGAACACCATGCGCCGCATGGTCCACAATCGGTCGAACGACAGTTCGAGGCCGATGGTGAACAGCAGGAACACCACGCCGAGCTCGGCGAGCTGGTCGACGGTCTCGTGCGAGGTGATGGCGATGTAGCCCAGCCAGGGCACGCTTTCGGCGAGCCGCCCCAGGCTGTGGGGCCCGAGCACCAGGCCGGCAACGAGGAAGCCCAGCACAGGGGAGACCCGCATGCGGGCCATCAGTGGAATCACCACGCCCGCTGTGCCGAGAAACACCAGCGCTTCACGATAAAATCCGGTTTCCAGCGGGGAGGGCATCGCCACGCAAACTTCGCTTGTCAGGCAAACTTCGATTGTCGGATTGTCGGTCGGGTCCGTCGTCCTGCATGTCGGAAGCGGTTGCCCGACAGCAACGGAACCCTGCCGCTTCATCCCATAGCCGGATGAATCATTCCGCAACAGGTGTTTTCGAAACTCCCGGCCAGGAGTCTTGCGCCCGGGAGTCTTGCGCCCGGGAGTCTTGCGGCCGGCGCGATATCTGCCCGGTCCGCATCCGACGTTTCGCGCTCTATCGTCGCGGGACCCGGATGCGAAAGACATGCGACAGGCGGCGGCCCGCTGCGCGTGGCCGACAGGCGGCGGATGGGGTATAGCGGCGACCGCGGCGGGTTGGTTCGAGGGAGAACGAGAATGGCTCAGAGTAAATTGCGGCGGTGGATTCTGGGGGGTGTGCTGACGGTGCTCGCCGCCGGGGCGATCATCGTCGGCCCGGCGGCGCTGGAGATTGCCACCATGCCGAAGAACCTGCCGTCGATCGACCGGGCGCAACTGGAACAGGCGCTGGCCGCCAACGCCATCGATCTGATCGACATCCGCGAGCCGGACGAGTTCGCCGCGGGCCATGTTGCCGGCGCCCGCAATCTGCCGATGTCGAAGCTCGACCCCAAGTCCCTGGCGCAGCCGCACGACAAGCCGATCGTACTGATGTGCCGCTCCGGCCGGCGCACGGCGGCGACGCTGTCCGCGGCGCTGGAGGCCGGCGCCACCAATATCGTTCACTATCCCGGCGCCATGTTGGATTGGGCCGGCGCCGGCAAGCCGGTGGTGAAGGGGCCGTGAACCTCGCCGGATGCGTCATTTGACGTCGCAGCGGCCGCTGCCTCGCCCGGTTCCGGCGAGGCAGGAACACTGCCAGAGCATTTTCCGCAAAAGTGGATTCCGATTTTGCGAAAGAAAATGCGATAAACCAGGGGCTTAGAGCGTCCGATACGGTCGGATCGGATAACGCTCAAGGTGGCTGAAACGTCTGGAACGAGCCTTGGGATTGCCACCTGATGCCGCAGGTCGACTTGTATTTCATTAGATCGCAGGAAATGGATAAACTAAACTGAAGCAGCGCAAACAGCAAAGATATAAAACTCCCAAATATCATAATATTTCGTAAAAATTTACTTTGATATGGCTTTGAAATGTTTTGGAAAGTGGCGATTGTTGAATATTTTGATGAAATCAAATCGCTGATTGCGATAATTGCAAATGCAGACATTGCCGAAATAAGGCTGTCTACGACAAACTTGTAATCAGATTCTGGAGGGTGATACTTCATTATTCCTAGCATAAATGTTCCTTCTATATTGTATGATATATACAAAATGATATAGAGTGCCGCGGCAAAGCCGAATATGAATTTTGCTGATGACGGAATGTTCGTCGGCATTTCGACCCCCGACCGCGTCGCGGCGCATGTCAAGCATAGCTTCGCAATTTTAACGGGAGATTGCGCTTTGTCAGGTCGCCGCCCGAGGGCGAGGATGTGCCGGCGGTCTCGACGCGGCGGGCCGCGTGGTGCATGACGGCGCCGCATCCCGCGACAGCCCAACACGAAGGCCCAATGTCCGGCACCGACCAATCCCGCCCCTGGCTCGCCATTCCCGCCCCCGCCATCGTGCTGGTCGAGCCCCAGATGGGCGAGAACATCGGCACCACGGCGCGGGCGATGGCCAATTTCGGCCTGGCCGACCTGCGGCTCGTGAACCCGCGCGACGGCTGGCCCAATCCGCGCGCCAAGGCGGCGGCCTCGGGCGCCGACCCGATCCTGGAGAGCGCGCGGCTCTATCCCGATCTGCGCGCCGCCATCGCCGATCTCGGCTTCGTGGTGGCGGCGACCGCGCGCTGCCACACCCAGGCCAAGCCCGTTCTGGGGCCGGAGGCGGCGGCGAAAGCCATCACCGAGAAGATCGCGGGCGGCGCCAAGGCCGGCGTGGTGTTCGGCCGCGAGCGCAACGGCCTGGAGAGCGACGAGGTCGGTCTGGCCGATGCCATCGTCACCTATCCGGTCAACCCGGCGTTCGCCTCGCTCAACCTCGCCCAGGCCGTGCTGCTGATGGCCTATGAGGTCTCCAAGCTCGCGACCGGTTCCGCGCTGCCGTTCGACATGCCGCAATTGTCGGAGCCCGCGCCGCGGGAGCAGCTTCACGCCTTCTTCGACCGGCTGGAATATGAGCTGGAGCGCGTCGAGTTCTACCGCCCGCCGGAGAAGCGGCCGGTGATGAGCGTGAACCTGCGCAACATCTTCCTGCGCCTGTCGCCGACCCGGCAGGACGTGCAGACGCTGGCCGGGGTGATCGACGCGCTGGTGTCCGGCCGCAAGGGGCCGGCCGCGGGCGGCGTGCTCAATGCCGGGGAGACGGTGTCGCTCCGAAGCCTCGTCGCCGCCGAGGCGACGGTGGGCGTCACCGCGCCGGTGCGCGGGCTCGCCCGGCTCGTGCGCCGCAACCCGACCGAGGCCGAGCGGGTGGTGTGGGCGAGCCTCGTCACCGATCGCCGGCTCGCCGGCAGAGGCTACAAGCGGCGGGTGCCGATCGGCCCGCACATCGTCGACTTCGTGTCGTTCCCGGAAAAGACCGTGCTGGAGCTCGACGACGGCTCGGAAGAGCCGGCCGGCGCCGCCCGCCGCCGGGCGTGGCTCACCGAGCGCGGCTATCGCGTGGTGGTGCTGCCGGTGGCTGGGGCTTCGGCGGAGGGCGTAGCCGATAGGCTGGTCGAGCTGTTGGCGCCGATCGAATCCTCATCAAATCCTTAACCACCCCGCCGCCACAATCGGCGCCCAGAGGGTGGATCCATGCCGATCGAACTGTCGTCCGGCGAGGTGCGCAGTCTCGGGCGTGCGCCGTCGCCCCTTGCCCCCACCATCGCGCCGCTGCCGCCGGTCGCCATTTCGCTGCGCGACCCGCTGATTCTGGTGTTCGATTCGGGCCTCGGCGGCCTCACCGTGCTGGCCGAGGTGACGAAGGCGCGGCCCGATGCGCGCATCGTCTATGTCGCCGACGATGCCGGCTTTCCCTACGGTCCGATGGCGGAATCGGCGCTGATCGCCCGCGTCGCGCAGGTGCTGGGCCAGGCGATTCGGCTTCATGGGCCTGACGTGGTGGTGGTGGCCTGCAACACCGCCTCGACATTGGTGCTGCCGCATCTGCGCGCGGCCCACCCGGCGGTGCGATTCGTCGGCACCGTGCCGGCGATCAAGCCGGCCTGCGAGGGCTCCAAGAGCGGGCGGGTCAGCGTGCTGGCGACGCCCGGCACGGTGCGGCGCGACTATACCCGCGACCTGATCCGCCGGTTCGCCGGGTCCTGCCAGGTGACGCTGGTCGGCTCGGCGCTGCTCGCCGGTTTCGCCGAGGCGTTCCTGCGCGGCCATCCGATTGACGACGAGGCGATCGCCGCCGAGATCGCGCCCTGCTTCGTCGATGGGCCGGAGGGGGCGCGCACCGATACGGTGGTGCTGGCCTGCACCCATTATCCGCTGCTGGTCGAGGCGTTCCGCGATCTCGCGCCCTGGCCGGTGCGCTGGGTCGATCCGGCGCCGGCGATCGCCCGGCGGGTGGTGCAGCTCATCGGCCCGGCGACGGCGGGCGTGGTGGCGCCGCCGGGGCGGGTGGCGTTCACCGGCGGGCGGATGCGCGAGCCGGGCCTCGCCGGGGCGCTGCGCCGGTTCCGGCTGGAAGAGGCCTGAACATGAGACAAGCGTTTGACAGGGCCGCGGCCGGCCCCTAAAAGCGCCGCTTCCGGACCCCTTCCGCGGTTCCGGATATTCCGCGACCCGCGGCTTAAAGGGAAGCTGACACCCTTGGCCTGTCGGCCGGCAGCGTCGGAAGATGCTGCGGCAGAGGAGGGCGCGGTCCTGCAATCGAACCTTAGGACCTGCGACAGATGAGCAAGCGTCACGACGCCAAGTATAAAATCGACCGCCGGATGGGCGAGAACATCTGGGGCCGCCCCAAGAGCCCGGTCAACCGGCGCGAATACGGCCCCGGCCAGCACGGCCAGCGCCGCAAGGGCAAGGTCTCGGACTTCGGCGCCCAGCTCAAGGCCAAGCAGAAGCTGAAGGGCTATTACGGCTCGATCTCCGAGAAGCAGTTCCGCGGCATCTATCAGGAAGCCGCCCGCATGAAGGGCGACACCGGCGCCAATCTGATCGGCCTGCTGGAGCGCCGCCTCGATGCCGTGGTCTACCGCGCCAAGTTCGTGCCGACGGTGTGGGCCGCCCGCCAGTTCGTCAATCACGGCCACGTCAAGGTCAATGGCCGCCGCGTCACCATTCCGAGCTTCCGCGTGAAGGTCGGCGACCATATCGAGGTCAAGGACGCCTCCAAGCAGCTCGCCATCGTGCTGGAAGCGACCCAGCTCGCCGAGCGCGACGTGCCGGACTACGTCGAGGTCGACCACCACAAGATGACCGCCAAGCTCAACCGCGTGCCGGAACTCAACGAGGTTCCCTACGCCGTGGTGATGGAGCCCAATCTGGTGGTGGAATTCTATTCGCGCTGATCTTAAGATCGCGCCGAAAGTTCGTGGGCCGGTCCCGAATCAGGGACCGTTGGGGACCAGGAAGGCCGCTCCATCGAGCGGCCTTCCGCGTGTCTGGGGATGGGCGGTGCGACGTGGTGCTGTCGTCGCGGTGCCGTCGTCGCGGTGCCGTCGTCGCGGTGCTGTCATCCCGGACGGCGCAAAGCGCCGAGCCGGGATCGTTTTCAGGAAACACACATTTCGGAAAACGGTCCCGGGTCTCATGGCTTCGCCATTCGCCCGGGACGACAGCCGACTTTTCTCGTCATCCCGGCCGAGCGAAGCGAGAGCCGGGATCGTTCCC from Blastochloris tepida includes:
- a CDS encoding cache domain-containing protein, producing the protein MKSGRLALAAAFALALSVPAYAADFGTAAEAKAMLEKAVTALKADKAKALAEFAKGEGGFKDRDLYPFCGGPDGNFTAHPTLTGKSLKDLKDKTGKALGEQIYAVAAEGKISEVDYMWPRPGTTDPVQKVSFVTKVGDQTCAVGYYK
- the recA gene encoding recombinase RecA, whose protein sequence is MDKTKALDAALTQIERAFGKGSIMRLGKGTAALEVETVSTGSLGLDIALGIGGLPRGRVVEIFGPESSGKTTLALHTIAEAQKKGGVCAFIDAEHALDPIYARKLGVNLDDLLISQPDAGEQALEIADTLVRSGAIDVLVVDSVAALVPRAELEGEMGDSQPGMQARLMSQALRKLTASISRSNCMVIFINQIRMKIGVMYGSPETTTGGNALKFYASIRLDIRRIGSIKERDEVVGNQTRVKVVKNKLAPPFKQVEFDIMYGEGISKAGELIDLGVKAGVVEKSGSWFSYDSQRIGQGRENVKGFLKTHPDIAGRIEAAIRQNAGLIAEQILGSPESGEDGEDAAEG
- the alaS gene encoding alanine--tRNA ligase — translated: MSGVNEIRSTFLEFFAKNGHAVVPSSPLVPRNDPTLMFTNAGMVQFKNVFTGVEKRPYQRAVTAQKCVRAGGKHNDLDNVGYTARHHTFFEMLGNFSFGDYFKDRAIELAWNLITKVYEVPEKRLLVTVYSEDDEAFGLWKKIAGLPDSRIIRIPTSDNFWAMGDTGPCGPCSEIFYDHGDHIPGGPPGSADQDGDRFIEIWNLVFMQYEQLPGERIALPKPSIDTGMGLERISAVLQGTHDNYDIDLFRALIRASAEATGVEPDGAHKASHRVIADHLRASAFLVADGVLPSNEGRGYVLRRIMRRAMRHAQLLGARDPLMWRLVPVLVREMGQAYPELQRAEALITETLKLEETRFRKTLVRGLAILDEETARLGPGETLKGDVAFTLYDTYGFPLDLTQDALKARGIGVDTEGFQAAMERQRETARAAWAGSGEAATETVWFAVREKVGATEFLGYETETAEGVVKALVKDGQEVAALEAGESGFVVLNQTPFYGESGGQVGDTGVMSAAEARARVTDTQKKLGDLFVHAVTVEHGRLKADLPVELAVDHDRRGAIRANHSATHLLHEALRQVLGDHVAQKGSLVSPDRLRFDISHPKPISAEELEKVEDIANDIILQNAPVVTRLMAVDEAIESGARALFGEKYGDEVRVVSMGIAPGSNAAPYSVELCGGTHVARTGDIGLVTLLGDSAVAAGVRRIEAMTGRSARKHTNILAGTAKAAAAELRAPLDELVPRISGLMDERRRLERDLAEAKKRLAMGGGGGGADGIQTVGSTKLLAKTVHGIELRDLKSLADEGKKQIGSGVVAIVGVAEDGKAGLVVGVTADLTGQFNAVDLVKKGAEALGGKGGGGRPDMAQAGGPDGAKSDAALKAIGEALAAG
- a CDS encoding cation:proton antiporter — encoded protein: MPSPLETGFYREALVFLGTAGVVIPLMARMRVSPVLGFLVAGLVLGPHSLGRLAESVPWLGYIAITSHETVDQLAELGVVFLLFTIGLELSFDRLWTMRRMVFGFGMLQVALTTAAIGVTAWAFGNPFDASLVIGACLALSSTAIVLQLLAEQRRLASVAGRVIFAVLLAQDLAVVPILFLVVVFSKTAPDGAVTAIAGQSVLLGLGLALLQGAAAVTIIIGFGRAILRPFFRLVARTHNRELFMAAILFVVVGTSLITHFAGLSMALGAFLAGLLLSETEFRREVEVDIEPFKGMLLGLFFISVGMRIDPLGVAHDPLLLALSVLGMASLKVVVIAALARLFGLSWPVAVEASLLLAGGGEFAFLVLGMAGSGGLLPANIEQFMLLVASGTMMLTPFLARLGRQAGRQARRAAAMADGHGEPEPAAVGRTIVVGYGRVGRLVSELLEGEGRAFIATDRNADIVASGRKAGQPVVYGDATRREFLRKCGLTDAPAVVITMDDPVAAEHVVAAVRAERADVPVVARARDAAHAVRLFRLGATDVVPEALEASLDLASAALQTLGGSRDEVHAAIRAKRELLKAPLRAGRPAE
- a CDS encoding rhodanese-like domain-containing protein produces the protein MAQSKLRRWILGGVLTVLAAGAIIVGPAALEIATMPKNLPSIDRAQLEQALAANAIDLIDIREPDEFAAGHVAGARNLPMSKLDPKSLAQPHDKPIVLMCRSGRRTAATLSAALEAGATNIVHYPGAMLDWAGAGKPVVKGP
- a CDS encoding TrmJ/YjtD family RNA methyltransferase — encoded protein: MSGTDQSRPWLAIPAPAIVLVEPQMGENIGTTARAMANFGLADLRLVNPRDGWPNPRAKAAASGADPILESARLYPDLRAAIADLGFVVAATARCHTQAKPVLGPEAAAKAITEKIAGGAKAGVVFGRERNGLESDEVGLADAIVTYPVNPAFASLNLAQAVLLMAYEVSKLATGSALPFDMPQLSEPAPREQLHAFFDRLEYELERVEFYRPPEKRPVMSVNLRNIFLRLSPTRQDVQTLAGVIDALVSGRKGPAAGGVLNAGETVSLRSLVAAEATVGVTAPVRGLARLVRRNPTEAERVVWASLVTDRRLAGRGYKRRVPIGPHIVDFVSFPEKTVLELDDGSEEPAGAARRRAWLTERGYRVVVLPVAGASAEGVADRLVELLAPIESSSNP
- the murI gene encoding glutamate racemase; amino-acid sequence: MPIELSSGEVRSLGRAPSPLAPTIAPLPPVAISLRDPLILVFDSGLGGLTVLAEVTKARPDARIVYVADDAGFPYGPMAESALIARVAQVLGQAIRLHGPDVVVVACNTASTLVLPHLRAAHPAVRFVGTVPAIKPACEGSKSGRVSVLATPGTVRRDYTRDLIRRFAGSCQVTLVGSALLAGFAEAFLRGHPIDDEAIAAEIAPCFVDGPEGARTDTVVLACTHYPLLVEAFRDLAPWPVRWVDPAPAIARRVVQLIGPATAGVVAPPGRVAFTGGRMREPGLAGALRRFRLEEA
- the rpsD gene encoding 30S ribosomal protein S4 yields the protein MSKRHDAKYKIDRRMGENIWGRPKSPVNRREYGPGQHGQRRKGKVSDFGAQLKAKQKLKGYYGSISEKQFRGIYQEAARMKGDTGANLIGLLERRLDAVVYRAKFVPTVWAARQFVNHGHVKVNGRRVTIPSFRVKVGDHIEVKDASKQLAIVLEATQLAERDVPDYVEVDHHKMTAKLNRVPELNEVPYAVVMEPNLVVEFYSR